One stretch of Chryseobacterium fluminis DNA includes these proteins:
- a CDS encoding sugar phosphate nucleotidyltransferase translates to MNCKKTLLILAGGLGTRYRGLKQVDGILEKGSPILEYSIYDALEAGFNKIVIVINRFLPGNYLERLRNISVQRNFELVWVYQEMETGVPANQNISFRKKPWGTGHAVLCAKDVIEELFAVINADDFYGKEIYQLASEEMDSGAISATRSELIAYPVETTLSKNGRVARGICTLDHENYLLKIEEQTSVRRENNVIVYTEKDINVEISSDTLVSMNFFVFHPAFFNSLETYFTDFMRSSPSPEKEFYIPVAVQNMINEEKIKVRVKSSPSQWMGMTYAEDKIMLKNNIIRQIQQNRYPEDLWN, encoded by the coding sequence ATGAACTGTAAGAAAACACTTCTCATACTGGCTGGAGGGCTAGGAACCCGTTACAGAGGACTGAAACAGGTGGACGGCATTTTAGAAAAGGGTTCCCCTATTCTGGAATATTCTATTTACGATGCTTTAGAAGCCGGCTTTAATAAAATAGTTATCGTAATAAACCGGTTTCTTCCCGGTAATTATTTAGAAAGATTAAGGAATATATCGGTACAGAGGAATTTCGAACTGGTCTGGGTATATCAGGAGATGGAAACAGGAGTTCCTGCAAATCAGAATATTTCCTTCCGGAAGAAACCGTGGGGAACCGGACATGCTGTTCTCTGTGCAAAAGATGTAATTGAGGAATTATTCGCTGTCATCAATGCGGATGATTTTTATGGTAAAGAAATCTACCAGTTGGCATCAGAAGAGATGGATTCAGGAGCTATTTCTGCTACACGGTCTGAATTAATTGCTTATCCCGTCGAAACTACGTTAAGTAAAAACGGTAGGGTTGCCAGAGGAATCTGTACGCTGGATCATGAAAATTATTTATTAAAAATTGAGGAACAAACTTCCGTAAGAAGAGAAAATAATGTGATTGTGTATACCGAAAAAGATATTAATGTAGAGATCAGTTCCGATACTTTAGTTTCGATGAATTTTTTTGTTTTTCATCCTGCTTTTTTTAATTCTCTGGAAACGTACTTTACTGATTTCATGCGGTCATCTCCTTCTCCTGAAAAAGAATTTTATATTCCTGTCGCAGTACAGAACATGATTAATGAAGAAAAAATAAAAGTACGGGTAAAGTCATCACCCTCTCAGTGGATGGGAATGACCTATGCAGAGGATAAAATCATGCTCAAAAACAATATTATCCGTCAGATTCAGCAAAACCGATATCCTGAAGATTTATGGAATTAG
- the queA gene encoding tRNA preQ1(34) S-adenosylmethionine ribosyltransferase-isomerase QueA, with product MKTSDFNFDLPAELLAEHPAEHRDEARLMVLDRKTQTIEHKLFKDVVDYFDEKDLFIFNNTKVFPARLYGNKEKTGAKIEVFLLRELDKETRVWDVLVDPARKIRIGNKLFFTEDESLVAEVIDNTTSRGRTLRFLFDGSYEEFRAKLKELGETPLPKYIKRDVEPEDAERYQTIYAKIEGAVAAPTAGLHFSRHLMKRLEIKGIDFAEVTLHVGLGTFNPIEVEDLSKHKMESEEIIIDEKNADIINKAVDAHRRVCAVGTTTMRALETSVSSNKKISAFQGWTNKFIYPPHDFGVANTMITNFHTPKSTLIMMIAAFAGRDFIMQAYEEAVREKYKFYSYGDAMLIL from the coding sequence ATGAAGACATCCGATTTTAACTTCGACCTTCCTGCAGAATTATTGGCAGAACACCCGGCTGAGCACAGAGATGAAGCCAGATTAATGGTTCTTGACCGTAAAACCCAAACCATTGAGCATAAATTATTTAAAGACGTTGTAGATTACTTTGACGAAAAAGATCTTTTCATCTTTAACAATACGAAAGTTTTTCCTGCCCGTCTTTACGGAAATAAAGAAAAAACAGGGGCTAAAATTGAAGTTTTCCTGTTAAGAGAGCTTGATAAAGAAACCCGTGTATGGGATGTTCTGGTGGATCCTGCCAGAAAAATCAGAATCGGTAACAAATTATTCTTTACAGAAGACGAATCTCTGGTAGCTGAGGTGATCGATAATACCACTTCCAGAGGAAGAACATTAAGATTCTTATTCGATGGTTCCTACGAAGAGTTCAGAGCCAAATTGAAGGAACTGGGTGAGACACCGCTTCCTAAATATATCAAAAGAGATGTTGAGCCTGAGGATGCAGAAAGATACCAGACGATCTATGCTAAAATCGAAGGCGCTGTAGCAGCACCTACTGCAGGTTTACACTTCTCCAGACATTTGATGAAGAGATTGGAAATCAAAGGAATCGATTTTGCTGAAGTTACGCTTCACGTAGGATTGGGAACTTTTAACCCGATTGAAGTAGAAGACCTTTCTAAACATAAAATGGAGTCTGAAGAAATCATCATCGATGAAAAAAATGCTGATATCATCAATAAAGCGGTAGATGCCCACAGAAGAGTCTGTGCAGTAGGCACCACTACAATGAGAGCCCTGGAAACTTCTGTTTCCTCAAACAAAAAGATTTCAGCGTTCCAGGGATGGACTAATAAATTCATCTATCCGCCTCACGATTTCGGAGTAGCCAACACCATGATTACCAACTTTCACACGCCAAAATCTACATTAATTATGATGATTGCAGCGTTCGCCGGAAGAGATTTCATTATGCAGGCCTACGAAGAAGCAGTAAGAGAAAAGTATAAATTCTACTCTTACGGAGATGCCATGTTAATTTTGTAA
- a CDS encoding Gfo/Idh/MocA family protein, producing the protein MNNSRRSFIKTAALAGFGALVLPNSLFAYSEGFATDRKVRIGFIGVGLRGREHVKLLAKRNDTEIIAFADPSKSMLSECQKMLKEYNRPAAREFSDGEYDYRNLLKLKNIDAVVIATPWEWHLIQGVEAMRARKIVGMEVSGAIKLQDCWDFVKAYEETKVPIFMMENVCYRRDIMAVLNMVRQGLFGDLVHGRGGYQHDLRGVLFNDGITPYNSGVEFGAKGFSEAKWRTEHYVKRNGELYPTHGLGPVAMAMDINRGNRLTRLSSFSSKSIGLHQYIAEHPKGGENHPNAKVKFNQGDVVTTQIACENGETILLTHDTSLQRPYDLGFRIQGTGGLWQDFGSGGPDQGHIYFEKIMNHSHRWDNSEKWLKEYDHPMWKKYENQATGAGHGGMDFFVMNTFIECIKKNIEFPMDVYDLAAWYSITPLSEESIAKGGQAIDIPDFTRGQYQNRKPVFGMTDEL; encoded by the coding sequence ATGAATAATTCGCGTAGAAGTTTTATTAAGACGGCTGCTCTGGCAGGTTTCGGAGCCCTTGTCCTTCCTAATTCATTATTTGCCTACTCCGAAGGTTTTGCCACCGATAGAAAAGTAAGGATCGGTTTCATCGGCGTTGGGCTCAGGGGACGGGAACATGTAAAACTTCTTGCCAAAAGAAATGATACTGAAATTATAGCCTTTGCGGATCCCAGCAAAAGTATGCTTTCCGAATGTCAAAAAATGTTGAAGGAATACAACAGACCCGCAGCCAGGGAATTCTCTGATGGTGAATATGATTACAGGAATCTTCTGAAGCTGAAGAATATTGATGCTGTTGTCATTGCTACTCCCTGGGAGTGGCATCTTATCCAAGGAGTGGAAGCGATGCGGGCCAGAAAGATTGTGGGTATGGAAGTGTCGGGAGCAATAAAACTTCAGGACTGCTGGGACTTTGTGAAAGCTTATGAGGAGACAAAAGTTCCTATTTTCATGATGGAAAACGTGTGCTACCGGAGAGATATTATGGCGGTATTGAATATGGTTCGCCAAGGGTTGTTTGGAGACCTTGTCCACGGGCGCGGCGGCTATCAGCATGATCTCCGCGGAGTTTTATTCAATGATGGGATTACACCCTATAATTCAGGGGTAGAATTCGGAGCTAAAGGCTTCAGTGAGGCAAAATGGAGAACGGAACATTATGTAAAACGGAATGGGGAGCTCTATCCTACCCATGGTTTAGGTCCTGTCGCAATGGCTATGGATATCAACCGTGGAAACCGGCTCACCAGACTGTCTTCTTTTTCCTCTAAATCGATTGGGCTTCACCAATATATTGCAGAACATCCGAAGGGTGGAGAAAATCATCCGAATGCTAAAGTAAAATTTAATCAGGGCGATGTCGTAACCACTCAAATTGCCTGTGAAAATGGGGAAACCATACTTTTAACCCATGATACGAGTCTTCAGAGACCTTATGATCTGGGGTTCCGGATCCAGGGAACAGGAGGCCTGTGGCAGGATTTCGGATCTGGCGGACCGGACCAGGGACATATCTATTTTGAAAAAATAATGAATCACAGCCACCGTTGGGATAATTCCGAAAAATGGCTGAAAGAATATGACCATCCTATGTGGAAGAAGTATGAGAATCAGGCCACTGGTGCCGGACATGGCGGTATGGACTTTTTTGTAATGAACACTTTTATCGAATGTATTAAAAAAAATATTGAATTTCCGATGGATGTATATGATCTTGCTGCTTGGTATTCCATAACGCCACTCAGCGAAGAATCGATTGCTAAGGGCGGACAGGCGATTGACATTCCGGATTTCACAAGAGGACAGTATCAAAACCGTAAACCTGTATTTGGGATGACCGATGAACTGTAA
- a CDS encoding DNA-deoxyinosine glycosylase, with translation MQNRISSFPPIIDPSSEILILGSIPGVKSLEKQQYYAHPQNKFWKIICELLNETFTDNYAERIDIIKKNHIAVWDVIDSCERKGSLDSEIRNEEANQIGELLEEYPNIKAIFCNGGKSYKNLQKILGKNFRLPIHILPSTSPLHTISFEKKLEEWKAILEYL, from the coding sequence ATGCAAAACAGAATCTCTTCATTTCCACCAATTATCGACCCATCATCCGAAATCTTGATTTTAGGTTCTATTCCCGGCGTAAAATCTTTGGAAAAACAACAGTATTATGCCCATCCCCAAAATAAATTCTGGAAAATTATCTGTGAATTACTTAATGAAACATTCACGGATAATTATGCTGAAAGAATTGATATCATAAAGAAAAACCATATTGCCGTTTGGGATGTGATCGATTCCTGCGAAAGAAAAGGCAGCCTGGATTCGGAAATCAGGAATGAAGAAGCCAATCAGATCGGAGAACTTTTAGAAGAATATCCCAATATAAAAGCGATATTTTGCAATGGAGGGAAATCGTATAAAAACCTGCAGAAAATACTGGGGAAGAACTTTAGACTCCCAATCCACATATTGCCGTCTACAAGTCCTCTTCATACCATTTCCTTCGAGAAGAAACTGGAAGAATGGAAAGCCATTTTAGAATATTTATAG
- a CDS encoding sterol desaturase family protein, which translates to MMDFLMGEDGLENVYAWSIPVHATVILAEMLYSHVSEAKLYNGKDVATSIYLALMNFGLDLVMKVFAMGVMFFFYNHRLVSWDFTVWYWLLCFVITDFAYYVLHYVDHHSRAFWAVHITHHNSEYFNLTTGFRSPVLQPLYRYLYFSPLAFLGFNPWHIMVVYAIGQVYGTWVHTQTVKTMGFLEYILVTPSHHRVHHACNIKYLDRNMGMCLIIWDKIFGTFEKEDPDTPVKYGIYPKMPDNRPDTVLLYEWRKIWKDMRQPDLKFSDRINYLFNSPGWRHDGTGKTVRQYQKEYRIKKDGKNKVTQKITDV; encoded by the coding sequence ATGATGGATTTCCTTATGGGCGAAGACGGTCTGGAAAATGTCTACGCCTGGTCTATTCCCGTTCACGCCACCGTTATCTTAGCGGAGATGCTTTACAGCCATGTATCAGAAGCTAAACTATACAACGGAAAAGACGTGGCAACGAGCATTTATCTGGCATTAATGAACTTCGGGCTTGATCTTGTGATGAAGGTCTTCGCGATGGGAGTGATGTTTTTCTTTTATAATCACAGGCTTGTTTCCTGGGATTTCACTGTGTGGTATTGGCTGCTTTGTTTTGTAATAACAGATTTTGCGTATTATGTTTTACATTATGTAGATCATCATTCCCGGGCTTTTTGGGCGGTGCATATTACCCATCACAATTCAGAATATTTTAACCTGACCACAGGTTTCAGAAGCCCGGTTCTGCAGCCACTGTACAGGTATCTATACTTTTCGCCACTGGCATTTTTAGGATTTAATCCCTGGCATATTATGGTTGTCTATGCGATCGGCCAGGTTTATGGTACGTGGGTACATACCCAGACTGTAAAGACCATGGGCTTTCTGGAATACATTTTGGTAACGCCTTCCCATCACCGGGTTCATCACGCCTGCAACATCAAATACCTGGACCGCAATATGGGAATGTGCCTGATCATCTGGGATAAGATCTTCGGTACTTTCGAAAAAGAAGATCCCGATACTCCTGTAAAATATGGAATATATCCAAAAATGCCCGATAACAGACCTGATACCGTACTTTTATACGAGTGGCGCAAAATCTGGAAAGATATGAGACAGCCGGACCTGAAATTTTCAGACCGGATCAATTATCTGTTTAATTCCCCCGGTTGGAGACACGATGGAACAGGGAAAACGGTAAGGCAATATCAAAAAGAGTACAGGATAAAAAAGGACGGGAAAAACAAAGTCACTCAGAAAATAACTGACGTTTAA
- a CDS encoding S9 family peptidase: protein MKLKYSLLALAAPLLMNAQQVMTPEILWTLKKVGVQAVSPDQSSLIYKIGQVDLKTEKTKNETYFLNVLNHQSTKIDFGKKALIQWDKNGIYAQEGDKIYLSKDSGKSWSEFYTIGEADNIVISPDGKKIAFSKQVLVENLMGKDKYSDTPKTTAQVYTDLNHRHWDYFNEGKYNHVFVVNTSAAVDSAKDLLEGKTWDSPQRPFGGAEDFIWSPDSAQLLYVTKPKSGKEYSTSTNTDIFAYDLASGSTKNLTETNKGYDVNPKFSPDGKSLIWQSMARDGYEADKNDIKLLDWKSGKTSNLTEGWDESVSGDVFWSGDSKNIYFTAAFKGTKQLFSVDPKSAKVQQITKGNFDVNEIFADTKNFLLVGRTDVNHATDLFSVNVKNGEMKQVTEANKDAYAKLAQGKSELKMVKTSDGKEMGVWFHYPPNFDPNKKYPTLVYCQGGPQSALTQFFSVRWNFALMAANGYIVVAPNRRGMPGWGTKWNEEISKDWGGQPMRDYLAATDYAKTLPYVDGDRVAAVGASYGGYSVFMLAGIHENRFKTFIAHDGLFDMKSWYLTTEELWFANWDLGSPWEKPLPKAYTEFNPSNFVEKWNKPIMIVQGGIDFRVPYEQGQEAFQAAKLRGLKSKLVYFPNENHWVLHPQNGLVWQREFFDWLKETL, encoded by the coding sequence GGCTTTGGCAGCTCCGCTCTTAATGAATGCACAACAAGTAATGACGCCTGAGATCCTTTGGACTTTGAAAAAAGTGGGAGTACAGGCCGTTTCCCCGGATCAGTCTTCACTGATCTACAAAATAGGACAGGTTGACCTTAAAACCGAAAAAACAAAAAATGAGACCTACTTTTTAAATGTTCTGAACCATCAGTCAACAAAAATAGATTTCGGTAAAAAAGCATTGATTCAGTGGGATAAAAACGGAATTTATGCCCAGGAAGGAGATAAAATCTATCTTTCAAAAGACAGTGGGAAAAGCTGGTCAGAATTTTATACCATCGGGGAAGCAGACAACATCGTCATTTCTCCGGACGGCAAAAAAATAGCCTTCAGCAAGCAGGTTTTGGTAGAAAATCTCATGGGGAAAGATAAATATTCTGATACTCCGAAAACCACGGCCCAGGTTTATACAGATCTGAACCACAGGCACTGGGATTATTTCAATGAAGGAAAGTATAACCACGTATTTGTAGTAAATACCTCTGCAGCGGTAGATTCTGCAAAAGACTTACTGGAAGGTAAAACCTGGGATTCCCCGCAAAGACCTTTCGGCGGTGCTGAAGATTTTATCTGGAGCCCGGACTCTGCACAGCTTTTATATGTTACCAAACCCAAAAGCGGTAAAGAATATTCTACAAGTACCAATACCGATATTTTTGCCTATGATCTGGCTTCCGGATCAACAAAAAACCTAACGGAAACCAACAAAGGATACGATGTTAATCCGAAATTCAGTCCCGACGGTAAATCATTAATCTGGCAGAGTATGGCCAGGGACGGATATGAAGCAGACAAAAATGATATCAAGCTTTTAGACTGGAAATCCGGTAAAACCTCAAATCTTACCGAAGGGTGGGATGAAAGTGTTTCCGGAGATGTTTTCTGGAGCGGAGATTCAAAAAATATTTATTTCACGGCAGCTTTTAAAGGAACCAAGCAGCTGTTTTCTGTAGATCCTAAAAGTGCTAAAGTTCAGCAGATTACAAAAGGTAATTTTGATGTGAACGAAATATTTGCGGATACCAAAAATTTTCTTCTCGTAGGAAGAACTGATGTGAACCATGCTACAGATCTTTTCTCGGTAAATGTGAAAAACGGGGAAATGAAGCAGGTTACCGAAGCCAATAAAGATGCTTATGCAAAATTGGCCCAGGGAAAATCAGAATTAAAAATGGTGAAAACTTCGGACGGTAAAGAAATGGGCGTATGGTTCCATTATCCTCCCAACTTTGATCCCAATAAAAAATACCCGACTTTAGTATACTGCCAGGGTGGACCGCAATCTGCCTTAACGCAATTCTTCAGTGTACGGTGGAACTTTGCACTGATGGCCGCCAACGGATATATCGTAGTGGCTCCCAACCGTCGCGGAATGCCGGGATGGGGAACAAAATGGAATGAAGAAATTTCCAAAGACTGGGGCGGGCAGCCGATGAGGGATTATCTTGCAGCCACAGACTATGCCAAAACATTACCGTATGTTGATGGAGACAGAGTTGCAGCAGTAGGCGCAAGCTATGGTGGTTACAGCGTATTCATGCTGGCCGGGATTCACGAAAACAGATTCAAAACGTTCATCGCTCACGATGGCTTATTTGATATGAAATCCTGGTACCTGACCACAGAAGAACTTTGGTTTGCCAACTGGGATCTGGGCTCTCCCTGGGAAAAGCCCCTTCCGAAAGCATACACAGAATTTAACCCAAGCAATTTTGTTGAAAAATGGAACAAACCGATTATGATCGTTCAGGGCGGAATTGATTTCCGTGTACCTTATGAGCAGGGACAGGAAGCATTTCAGGCTGCGAAACTCAGAGGCTTAAAATCCAAGCTGGTCTATTTCCCTAATGAAAACCACTGGGTGCTCCATCCTCAGAACGGATTGGTCTGGCAGCGAGAATTCTTTGACTGGTTAAAGGAAACACTCTAA
- a CDS encoding polyprenyl synthetase family protein, which yields MANTVEEIKRPINEEMKLFEQKFYESMQSKVPLLDKVTRFIVTTKGKQMRPMFVFLCAKLVGDVNEKTYRGASMIELIHTATLVHDDVVDESFKRRNFFSINALWKNKIAVLVGDYLLSKSVLLSTDHKDYDLLGVISRTIREMSEGELLQLEKARKLDITEDVYYEIIRQKTATLIAACCEIGVLSNNADEHLAKKMMDFGTYTGMAFQIKDDLFDYLSSNVIGKPVGIDIKEQKMTLPLIHTLKIAGEKDRKYYFNTIKRYNNDQKRVKELIAFVKNSGGLDYAVTKMKDFQQKAKDILNEFPDSDAKKSLLIMLDYVIERKF from the coding sequence GTGGCGAACACTGTAGAAGAAATCAAACGACCGATCAATGAGGAAATGAAACTTTTCGAACAGAAGTTTTATGAATCAATGCAGAGTAAAGTACCTTTATTAGATAAAGTCACTCGTTTCATCGTCACTACAAAAGGGAAGCAGATGCGTCCCATGTTCGTATTTCTCTGCGCAAAACTCGTAGGTGATGTCAACGAAAAAACCTATCGCGGAGCTTCCATGATCGAGCTGATTCATACCGCAACCTTAGTTCATGATGATGTGGTAGATGAAAGTTTCAAAAGACGTAATTTCTTCTCAATCAATGCCCTTTGGAAAAATAAAATTGCCGTTTTAGTAGGCGATTACCTCCTCTCAAAATCGGTTTTATTATCTACAGATCATAAGGACTACGATTTATTAGGTGTGATTTCCAGAACCATTCGTGAAATGTCCGAAGGTGAGCTTCTTCAGCTGGAGAAAGCAAGGAAATTGGATATTACAGAAGACGTTTACTATGAAATCATCCGTCAGAAGACAGCGACTTTAATTGCGGCCTGCTGTGAAATCGGAGTTTTATCCAATAATGCAGATGAGCATCTGGCAAAAAAAATGATGGACTTCGGAACCTATACCGGAATGGCTTTTCAGATCAAAGACGACCTTTTTGACTACCTGAGTTCCAATGTCATCGGAAAACCGGTAGGAATAGATATCAAAGAGCAGAAAATGACACTGCCACTTATCCATACCCTGAAAATAGCGGGTGAGAAAGATAGAAAATATTATTTTAATACAATAAAGAGGTACAACAACGATCAGAAACGGGTAAAAGAGCTCATCGCCTTTGTCAAAAATTCAGGTGGTCTGGACTATGCCGTGACCAAGATGAAGGATTTTCAACAAAAGGCCAAAGATATTCTGAATGAATTTCCGGATTCTGATGCCAAAAAATCTCTACTGATTATGCTGGATTATGTA
- a CDS encoding phosphotransferase enzyme family protein: MELDLIVRKFIGIDCYDIQPITNGLVNSTYLLENYDQDKKYILQKINNQVFKNPDSLITNHLLINAQLQSHHYELIIIDPVPAYNQQLLVYDKSGQPWRMQHYIESSTTFLKVPSKETAYEAAKAFGHFLDIVNTGDGPEIADPLPDFTNFEKRISDYKRALRDADPDLIEKAKAEIELTNHLLLLPNRWIELIKNKWLPERIIHADAKISNILFDENAEALAVIDMDTVMVSTILYDFGTMIQSYTNSTHEDDGNATDNFNAEMYAVKEGFLFHLKERLTPEESENLDYAAQVVIYIQEVRFLTDHLNGNKYYAVKYDDHNLDRTKNQLRLLEGLRKYLKV, from the coding sequence ATGGAATTAGACCTTATTGTCAGAAAATTTATTGGCATTGATTGTTATGATATCCAACCGATTACCAACGGTTTGGTTAATTCTACCTATCTTCTGGAAAATTATGATCAAGATAAAAAATATATTCTCCAGAAAATCAATAATCAGGTTTTTAAAAATCCAGACAGTCTAATTACTAATCACCTGCTAATCAATGCCCAGCTTCAGTCTCATCATTACGAGCTGATCATTATTGATCCTGTTCCGGCCTACAATCAGCAGCTCCTGGTTTATGACAAAAGCGGACAGCCCTGGAGAATGCAACATTATATCGAAAGCAGTACGACTTTTTTAAAAGTACCCTCTAAAGAAACAGCTTATGAGGCAGCAAAAGCATTCGGTCATTTTCTTGATATTGTCAATACAGGCGATGGACCCGAAATAGCAGACCCCCTACCCGATTTCACTAATTTTGAAAAGAGGATTTCAGATTATAAAAGAGCACTGAGAGACGCAGATCCTGATTTAATCGAAAAAGCGAAAGCAGAAATAGAACTGACAAATCATCTCTTACTTTTACCCAACCGATGGATTGAACTGATCAAAAATAAATGGCTTCCCGAAAGAATCATCCACGCTGACGCTAAAATCAGTAATATTCTTTTTGATGAAAATGCTGAAGCGCTAGCTGTCATTGATATGGATACCGTGATGGTTTCTACCATTTTATACGATTTCGGAACCATGATCCAGTCCTATACCAATTCGACCCATGAAGATGATGGAAATGCCACAGACAATTTTAATGCTGAAATGTATGCCGTAAAAGAAGGCTTTCTGTTTCATCTTAAAGAAAGATTAACCCCGGAGGAATCTGAAAATCTGGATTATGCAGCACAAGTGGTAATATATATTCAGGAAGTACGTTTTTTGACGGATCACTTAAATGGTAATAAGTATTACGCAGTGAAATATGATGATCACAACCTGGACAGAACGAAAAACCAGCTGAGGCTGCTTGAGGGATTGAGAAAATACCTTAAAGTGTAA
- the rlmN gene encoding 23S rRNA (adenine(2503)-C(2))-methyltransferase RlmN, with protein sequence MKDIRTLSLNQLQDYFESLGEKPFRAKQVYDWLWSKNLHSIDEMTNLSKTLREKISEEYTINPVSVDLLQKSTDGTIKNGVKLHDGLLVESVLIPTETRTTACVSSQVGCSLNCEFCATARLKRMRNLEVAEIVDQVALIDSQSKMYFDRPLSNIVFMGMGEPMMNYKNVVEAIRKITQPEGLGMSPRRITVSTSGIPKMIRMLADDDLRVKLALSLHSAIESKRNEIMPFSDKFPLTDIMESLQYWYQKTGSVITFEYCVWKGINDTDEDIRALIKYCKQVPSKVNLIQYNPIGDGKYDKCNKQAEENYVRQLENAGITVMIRKSRGGDIDAACGQLANKTAD encoded by the coding sequence TTGAAAGATATCCGTACGTTATCACTGAACCAGCTTCAGGACTATTTTGAGTCTTTGGGAGAAAAACCGTTTCGTGCTAAACAGGTTTATGACTGGTTGTGGAGTAAAAATCTCCATTCGATAGATGAGATGACGAATCTTTCGAAAACCCTTCGGGAAAAAATTTCCGAAGAATATACCATTAATCCGGTCTCTGTAGATCTGCTTCAGAAAAGTACGGACGGAACCATCAAAAACGGAGTGAAACTTCATGACGGTTTATTGGTAGAATCGGTATTAATCCCTACGGAAACCAGAACCACCGCTTGTGTTTCCTCACAGGTCGGATGCTCACTGAACTGCGAATTCTGCGCAACGGCCAGGCTCAAACGAATGAGAAATCTTGAAGTCGCTGAAATAGTGGATCAGGTAGCTTTAATCGACAGCCAGAGTAAAATGTATTTTGACAGGCCACTTTCCAATATCGTGTTTATGGGAATGGGAGAGCCGATGATGAATTACAAAAATGTAGTGGAAGCCATCAGAAAAATTACCCAGCCGGAAGGTTTGGGGATGTCACCAAGAAGAATTACCGTTTCTACTTCAGGAATTCCCAAGATGATCAGAATGCTGGCCGATGATGACCTGCGTGTAAAACTCGCTTTATCCCTTCACTCTGCCATAGAATCGAAGCGGAATGAGATTATGCCGTTTTCGGACAAATTCCCTTTAACGGATATCATGGAATCTCTTCAGTACTGGTACCAGAAAACGGGATCTGTTATTACTTTCGAATACTGTGTCTGGAAAGGCATCAATGATACCGATGAAGATATCAGGGCATTGATTAAATACTGTAAACAGGTTCCTTCCAAAGTGAATTTAATCCAGTATAATCCCATCGGAGACGGAAAATACGATAAATGCAACAAGCAGGCAGAAGAAAACTATGTCCGCCAGCTTGAAAATGCGGGCATTACCGTAATGATCCGCAAAAGCCGGGGAGGTGATATTGATGCGGCCTGTGGCCAGTTAGCCAATAAAACGGCGGATTAA